The Aerococcus christensenii genome segment AATGATAAGACGCTGGCCGCAACGTTGGATAGCTAGAGAGCGATCTTTCTTTAAAGTATAAAAAGTTAAAGAAAAGTCGCCTGAATTTTTAAGGGCGCGTTCGAGCGTTTTTTGAGCTTGTTTTTCTCCGATTAACCGCATAAGACCCCTCCTTTAGGTGAATAGTAAAAACAGAAAAAGCTTGAGGCCTTTCTTCAATAGAAGAGACCTCAAACTTTTGTATTGCAGAGAATTAGATTGACTTCATGGAAGATAAGGCTGAAAGTAAGTCTTCTTGGTTGGCTTCAATGAAGGCCACTTTGGCCTCAATGAGGCGAGTGTCCATGAGAATTTCTCGACCAAGACCTGGGGTATCCTTCTTAGGAAGGAAGAAGTTCTTGAATTCTTCTAGACGTTTGGACGTATGCAAACAATGAGCGGTCACTGTGATAAAGGTGGCGAATTCCATATCTCCGCCAACCGTTTCTTCTAACCAAGCCCATTCCTCTTGCAACCATTCCCAGGCTTTTTGTTCGCCGAGAGGGTTCGTGAGTACGCCACGATACCATGCACGAAGATCTTGAGGCTTAATGACTTGGCTGTCTTTGAATAGAGAAAGAATGTGATCAAGCATTTCAGAATCTTTGGTATGCGTGATGGCTTGGCGAAGGTCCGCTTTATAACTGGCATTGGAGCTGGTTTGATAGGTATCTAACAAGTCCTTCAAGAAGTCCTTATCCGCAAAATGTTTGACTTCGTTTTGAAGAATTAAGCCACGGATTGCTGCTGGAAGATGAGCGTGCTGTTCTTTGTGGGATTGGTAAAAGGCATGGAGAGCCTTTATCGTTTCGGTATCTTCTGCGTACAAGGCTTGGGCTAAAACATAAGGACGCGCAAGGGAGGCGTCATTAATGTCCTCTGGCTGAGGCAGGCTGCCTAAGACTTGAAGGGCAGGGTGAGCCAATTGATAAACTAAGGCTTTGAGCTGAGCTTCTTGTTCAGAATTAGGACTGACAAAATCTTTCAAAGTTTGTGTCAAATCGTAAATCTTGCTTTGAACAATGGAAGATGGAGAAGCGGCTAAACGCTTCATCACAGGGAGAAGGTCTGCATAGGATCTGTAGCCTCCTTTAGCTAAGAGATCGAGATCTTGAAGGATTTGTAACTGAGTGATTGGATCTAAAAGATCTAATTCGTTTAAAATATCTTCCAAAAGTTCAGGCGAATAGTTCACGATATAGTGAGCACTATTGGAATGATTGAGACGGAAGGCTTTGCCATTAGCTTGGCACATGGCCTGATAATTTGGCAAGGTGAGACTTTTTCCTTCCATAAGTTGAGGAACTTCGTCGTAGTTACTATTTAATGGAATATGCCAGAGGGTTTGACTGTCTTCTTTTTCTCCAATGAAAAATTGTTCTTGATTTAAAAGGAGCATGTCATGATCTAAGGACACGCTGAGGACAGGGTAACCCGGACAATCAAGCCAATTTTCCATGATTTCGCCAATGTTTAAATGACTCGCTTCTCCGAGAGCTTGCCAGAGATCTTTGCCTGCTGCATTGCTATATTGATGGCTTTCGAAGTAGGCTTTAAGCCCCTTCCGAAG includes the following:
- a CDS encoding M1 family metallopeptidase, whose amino-acid sequence is MTDTCRLYDLFKPNHYDLYFNINRALKTIRGKTTICGQALAPTIRLNQKFLQFSSVTVNGQAIPFESSDEKEELILPSLPTGDITLTITYETKLTDPMMGIYPCYYQVAGEKNQLVATQFETTFARQAFPCIDEPAAKATFSLAIQFDEKEGERVLSNQLEERYENGIHYFKPTLRMSTYLLAFVFGDLQSKTTHTQSGIEVGVFATKAHRAKDLDFALDIAKRSIEFFEDFYQTPYPLKHSYQVALPDFSAGAMENWGLVTYREAYLLVDPENTSLSTKQVVANVIAHELSHQWFGDLVTMKWWDDLWLNESFANMMEYVAIDALQPDYKIWESFQTSEAPAALGRDATAGVQSVHVMVNDPREIDAIFDSAIVYAKGARLLVMVRSLVGDQVLRKGLKAYFESHQYSNAAGKDLWQALGEASHLNIGEIMENWLDCPGYPVLSVSLDHDMLLLNQEQFFIGEKEDSQTLWHIPLNSNYDEVPQLMEGKSLTLPNYQAMCQANGKAFRLNHSNSAHYIVNYSPELLEDILNELDLLDPITQLQILQDLDLLAKGGYRSYADLLPVMKRLAASPSSIVQSKIYDLTQTLKDFVSPNSEQEAQLKALVYQLAHPALQVLGSLPQPEDINDASLARPYVLAQALYAEDTETIKALHAFYQSHKEQHAHLPAAIRGLILQNEVKHFADKDFLKDLLDTYQTSSNASYKADLRQAITHTKDSEMLDHILSLFKDSQVIKPQDLRAWYRGVLTNPLGEQKAWEWLQEEWAWLEETVGGDMEFATFITVTAHCLHTSKRLEEFKNFFLPKKDTPGLGREILMDTRLIEAKVAFIEANQEDLLSALSSMKSI